From the genome of Pseudomonas sp. AB6, one region includes:
- the ffh gene encoding signal recognition particle protein, producing MFENLTERLSLTLRHVTGKAKLNEDNIKDTLREVRMALLEADVALPVVKDFVNKVRDRAVGTEVSRSLTPGQAFVKIVQAELEALMGAANEDLALNVTPPAVVLMAGLQGAGKTTTAAKLARFLKERRKKSVMVVSVDVYRPAAIKQLETLANEVGVTFFASDISQKPVDIALAAIKEATLKFIDVVIVDTAGRLHIDVEMMGEIQALHAAVKPAETLFVVDAMTGQDAANTAKAFGDALPLTGVILTKVDGDARGGAALSVRAITGKPIKFIGVGEKSDALEPFHPDRIASRILGMGDVLSLIEQAEQGLDKEKADKLAQKLKKGKGFDLEDFRDQLQQMKNMGGLGGLMDKLPSIGGMNVAQMGNAQGAAEKQFKQMEAIINSMTPAERRDPDLISGSRKRRISLGSGTQVQDIGRLIKQHKQMQKMMKKFSAKGGMAKMMRGMGSMMPGRTGPKM from the coding sequence CGAACGTCTGTCGCTGACGCTGCGCCATGTCACTGGCAAGGCCAAGCTGAACGAAGACAATATCAAGGATACGTTGCGCGAAGTGCGTATGGCGTTGCTCGAAGCCGACGTCGCCTTGCCGGTGGTCAAAGACTTCGTCAACAAGGTCAGAGACCGCGCCGTCGGCACCGAAGTGTCGCGCAGCCTGACACCGGGTCAGGCGTTCGTGAAGATCGTTCAGGCCGAACTTGAAGCATTGATGGGCGCGGCCAACGAAGATCTGGCACTCAACGTTACGCCACCGGCTGTCGTGCTAATGGCGGGTTTGCAGGGTGCGGGTAAAACCACCACCGCCGCTAAGTTGGCGCGTTTTCTAAAAGAACGCAGAAAGAAAAGCGTCATGGTGGTGTCGGTCGACGTCTATCGTCCTGCTGCCATCAAGCAGTTGGAAACCCTGGCCAACGAAGTCGGCGTTACCTTCTTCGCGTCCGATATCAGCCAGAAGCCAGTGGATATCGCACTGGCGGCGATTAAAGAAGCCACGCTCAAATTCATCGACGTCGTTATCGTCGATACCGCCGGCCGCTTGCACATCGATGTCGAGATGATGGGCGAGATCCAGGCGTTGCACGCGGCAGTGAAGCCGGCCGAAACCCTGTTCGTGGTTGACGCCATGACCGGTCAGGATGCCGCCAATACCGCCAAGGCCTTTGGCGATGCGCTGCCATTGACCGGTGTGATTCTGACCAAGGTCGACGGTGATGCACGCGGCGGTGCTGCGCTGTCGGTTCGGGCAATCACGGGCAAACCGATCAAGTTCATCGGTGTGGGCGAGAAGAGCGACGCGCTCGAACCGTTCCACCCGGACCGTATTGCGTCACGCATTCTCGGTATGGGCGATGTGCTCAGTCTGATTGAGCAAGCCGAGCAAGGTCTGGACAAAGAGAAAGCCGACAAGCTCGCGCAAAAACTGAAGAAAGGTAAGGGCTTCGACCTCGAAGACTTTCGCGATCAACTGCAACAGATGAAAAACATGGGCGGCTTAGGTGGCCTTATGGACAAGCTGCCAAGCATCGGCGGCATGAACGTGGCCCAAATGGGTAACGCTCAAGGCGCGGCCGAGAAGCAGTTCAAGCAGATGGAAGCCATCATCAATTCGATGACGCCTGCCGAGCGCCGAGACCCTGACCTGATCAGCGGCTCGCGCAAGCGCCGGATCTCCCTGGGTTCAGGTACTCAGGTGCAGGACATCGGGCGTCTGATCAAGCAGCACAAGCAAATGCAGAAAATGATGAAAAAATTCTCTGCGAAAGGCGGCATGGCAAAAATGATGCGCGGAATGGGCTCAATGATGCCCGGCCGCACTGGCCCGAAAATGTAA
- the rpsP gene encoding 30S ribosomal protein S16, whose protein sequence is MLTIRLALGGSKKRPFYHLTVTDSRNPRDGSHKEQVGFFNPVARGQEIRLSVNNERVAYWLSVGAQPSERVAQLLKDNAKAAA, encoded by the coding sequence ATGCTTACCATCCGTCTTGCCCTCGGCGGCTCCAAAAAGCGCCCGTTTTACCATTTGACCGTGACCGACAGCCGCAACCCGCGCGACGGTTCACACAAAGAACAAGTTGGTTTCTTTAACCCGGTTGCTCGTGGTCAAGAAATCCGCCTGTCTGTGAATAACGAACGCGTTGCCTACTGGCTGAGCGTTGGTGCACAACCTTCTGAGCGCGTTGCTCAGTTGTTGAAGGACAATGCTAAGGCTGCGGCCTGA
- the rimM gene encoding ribosome maturation factor RimM (Essential for efficient processing of 16S rRNA), with product MNATPTIADDLIVIGKIYSIHGVRGEVKVFSFTDPIGNLLDYKHLTLRRDGEVRQVELVSGRLQNKFLVAKIKGLDDREEARLLAGFEICVPRNLFPDLTDGEYYWYQLEGLQVIDHLGQLLGKIDHLLETGSNDVIVVKPCAGSLDDRERLLPYTEQCVLAVDLGAGEMRVDWDADF from the coding sequence ATGAACGCGACGCCAACCATTGCAGATGATTTGATCGTTATCGGCAAGATCTACTCGATTCACGGCGTTCGCGGCGAAGTGAAGGTTTTTTCCTTTACTGATCCAATTGGTAACCTCCTGGATTACAAACACCTCACGCTTCGGCGCGACGGTGAAGTACGACAGGTAGAGCTGGTCAGTGGACGCTTGCAAAACAAGTTCCTGGTCGCAAAGATCAAAGGTCTCGATGACCGTGAAGAAGCTCGTCTTCTGGCCGGTTTTGAAATCTGCGTTCCGCGTAACCTGTTCCCTGATCTGACCGACGGCGAGTACTACTGGTACCAGCTTGAAGGTCTCCAGGTCATCGACCACCTCGGGCAATTGCTCGGGAAGATTGATCATCTGCTGGAAACCGGCTCGAACGATGTAATAGTGGTCAAGCCTTGTGCAGGCAGCCTGGATGATCGCGAACGCTTGTTGCCCTATACAGAGCAATGCGTGTTGGCAGTCGACCTTGGTGCTGGCGAGATGAGGGTGGATTGGGATGCGGACTTCTAA